The genome window CGGCGTGGTCATCGACGCCGTGCGCTGTCTGAAGCTGGCCCTCGACAACGGCCTCTCCGGCGTCCTCGAAGGCCCCTCGGCCTACTTCAAGAAATCGCCCCCCCGGCAGTACCCCGACGACGTGGCCCGGGAGATGGTCGAGGAGTTCATCGCCCGCTACGGCCATAACTAGCGGACGGCGCTTCGGGCGCTTGGTGTGTATGGCGCGTTCAACGGGGGTGTAGGCCCCCGTTGATTCGAGGAGCGCGGGACGAGATTAGCGATACCCCGCCGGCCGCCGCAATACACGATGCTCAACCACCACCGCCGGAACCGGCACGGTTTTTGCATCTCGGCGACCGTTGGAGCGGCGGCGACGGTTCGCCTCCGCAAAAACCGTGCCGGTTCCGGCGGTGACTGCGGGGCGGGGCTTTGGTGAAGACGCCGGGAGGCTGTATTGCGGCGGCCGGCGCGGCGGGGACGGATCACCGACGAGGAGGAGGCCAGATGACCGAGGAGCGTTCCAGGGACGCCGGAGCCGTCCGGGGTCGCTGTGCCCGTCATCCGGAGCGCGAGGCCGTGGCGGGTTGTCGGATCTGCGGCGACTTCCTCTGCGAGGAATGCCGCGATGCCGGCCGAGATGGTATGTGCGCCCGCTGCGCCGGCCTGGACGCCCCGGCGGGCGAGGCCGACGCCTGGGAGCGCAAGCCGGGTCTGGGGCGTTTCTTCCGGGTGATCGGCGCCCTCGTCGCCCAGCCCAAGGATTTTTTCGCCGAGCTGCCCCGCCGGGGCGGCGCCTGGACGGCCTACCTCCACGCCGTCGGTGTGCTGGTGCTGTCCGCGGCGGCGGCGACGCTGATCAACTACCTGGTCGGTCCGGCGGCCGGTGGCGCCGCCGCCCGGACCGCCTGGTTGCGCACCCTCTGGTTGGTGCCGGTCAACCTGGCCGGTCTGGCCGTCGTCGTCCTGCTGGACGCCCTGATCTGCTACGCCCTGGCCAACTTCTACGACAAGGGCGTCGGCTTGGGCGCGGTGCTGCGGGTGGTCTCCTACGCCACCGCGGCCTACGTCTTCTACCCTCTGCCGACGCTGGGGCTGCCCATCGCCGTGATCCTTTCCCTGGTCTACGTCGGCTACGGCGCCCGCCACGCCCTGGGGCTGGACGCCGTCCGCGCCGTCACCGTGGCCCTGTTGCCCCTGCTGTTGCGGGCGGCGGCGGTCTTCATTCTGGCCGGCGACCGGCTGAGCGCCGTTTTCGCCTGAGCACCTTTCCCGCCGCCGTTTTTTGTACTAGAATAGGTTCGTCACCCTGCAACCCGAGGAACAGCCATGCGCCGTCCCCTCGTTCTTGTCCTCTGTTTGCTGACGGTCAGCGTCGTCGCCGCCGCCGAGGAAGACGCCGGCACCGCCGCCCTGCCTTTCCTGCGGCTGGGCATCGGCGCCCGCGCCCTGGCCCTGGGAGAAGCCTACGCCGCCGACGCCGCCGGCGCCGAAGCCGCCGTGCTCAACCCGGCCCTCCTCGCCTCGAGCAACCGCTACCACGTCGCCTTCACCCACGACGAATACCCCGTGGACACGGCCTACGAGTTCGGCGCCTTTTCCGTACCTTTGGGCGCCGAGGCCGGTACCGTGGCCCTGGCCATCCGCTACCTCTCCCACGGCGAGATGACGCGCTACGACGAAAGCGGCGCCCCCCGGGGCACCTTCACCGCCGGCGACGCCGCCTTCGGCATCGCTTACGGCGTCGAGCTCTTTGGCGGTCTCTGCGCCGGGGTCAACCTCAACTACCTCTACTCCCGCCTCGATGACGTCACCGCCAACGGCTTCGCCGCCGACGTCGGGCTGGCCTACCGGCCCCTCGAGCGCCTGCGCTTCGGCTTCACCGCCGCCAACCTCGGGCCGGAGATCACCTACGACGAGCACCCCAGCCCCC of Candidatus Coatesbacteria bacterium contains these proteins:
- a CDS encoding PorV/PorQ family protein; the encoded protein is MRRPLVLVLCLLTVSVVAAAEEDAGTAALPFLRLGIGARALALGEAYAADAAGAEAAVLNPALLASSNRYHVAFTHDEYPVDTAYEFGAFSVPLGAEAGTVALAIRYLSHGEMTRYDESGAPRGTFTAGDAAFGIAYGVELFGGLCAGVNLNYLYSRLDDVTANGFAADVGLAYRPLERLRFGFTAANLGPEITYDEHPSPLPATLRLGAAGEVVNDPRHRVTLLADGVYPLYDEPYGCFGLQYTLYDTASLRGGYRLGHDSATFSFGAGVHFYLWESLLLSVDYAYADYGDLEVSHLFSLNLGF